The Rhinoderma darwinii isolate aRhiDar2 chromosome 8, aRhiDar2.hap1, whole genome shotgun sequence genome has a window encoding:
- the DAXX gene encoding death domain-associated protein 6 isoform X1, translating into MSHVNEIIVLGDDDDYDQEQPSPTKAKSSLCNSPKQTNGKEEKSSSQQRKAVTISAENKTLFKEFIEYCSKFTSEHPEVISFLQGRYSKANPSYLSSVEFRNTLGRCLTRVQTKRSKIFVYINELCTALKANSQKRKVILQSQAIQQPAAERAEKLTENDGEAEEVPVKKTGSKRQIRYLENLLRIYSVEIKKLQEKELSLDELEDEDSSYIQESKLKRKLLRIFEKLCEIKDCSSLTGRVIEQRILYRGTRYPEVNRRLEKFINSTRDLFPDYGDVLRVVERANDKHDLGLSRKQMQSMAQDAFRELGNKLQDRRHLDMIYNFGCHLTDSYKSVSDPAQQDTGLARCLRENRNTAVSHLNDIIRKYADLQDDGEEDYRKKMRRVSERNKPLSSEESEEEEESEDSETDIEEELEHSKEMPESEEGEHEEEEVPADQENEADQKMDMAAGAEDREKEKEDGDDENDHVMEEQDEATEQESSPASTSSSHDKDSPNTTLESEVEAQLSGSPDLPTGSNDTPAEAKSDDEHNDEQEACETTTNNGDQMEETQEHSELLQSSVEEEWKEDKETANVILSCKLPVDTEKHKNTEKFVLPDMRVSLMEKDKEDSEQSDEDVPEPTEDPLSEESDSGTGDELPKFAMVKEESCSNTEEPCVKRSLSIDSEAASMEGEPVCTDTIENDDNDPVVDTAACGNQKRPLDSPVMEHEAAATNVDTEAADLDSCDNKTGRDLSPLDSSNGVDMATQVQKTSSYKRLKLNKVKATRRDFCKPRKTEEDSPPPYRKRKNMSSENWTKNNGLKRHNGKKYTEDHIDRKCKRAKLNCSSYTTLSTSSDSDDDEEDNTPGLMMTCSPRETPTKPTKSSKKSHVYTQCDPDEVIVLSD; encoded by the exons ATGTCACATGTGAATGAAATCATTGTGCTAGGTGACGATGACGACTATGATCAAGAACAACCAAGTCCCACAAAAGCCAAGTCAAGTCTCTGTAATTCACCTAAGCAAACAAATGGAAAGGAGGAAAAAAGCAGCAGCCAACAGCGTAAGGCTGTCACGATAAGTGCCGAAAATAAGACGCTCTTTAAAGAG tttatTGAATACTGCTCAAAATTTACTTCGGAGCACCCAGAGGTTATCTCGTTTCTTCAGGGAAGATACAGCAAGGCCAATCCCTCCTATCTCTCCTCGGTGGAGTTTCGAAACACCCTGGGTCGTTGTCTCACTCGGGTGCAAACCAAGCGTTCGAAAATCTTTGTTTACATAAATGAACTGTGCACCGCCCTTAAAGCAAATTCGCAGAAACGTAAGGTCATCCTGCAATCACAAGCTATCCAGCAGCCTGCCGCAGAAAGAGCTGAAAAGCTAACCGAAAATGATGGGGAAGCAGAGGAAGTGCCAGTAAAGAAAACGGGCTCCAAGCGTCAGATTCGATACTTGGAGAATCTCCTAAGGATCTACTCTGtggagatcaagaagctgcaagaGAAAGAGCTGAGCCTGGATGAGCTTGAAGATGAGGACTCCAGCTACATCCAGGAGTCTAAGCTCAAGCGCAAATTGCTGCGCATCTTTGAGAAACTTTGTGAGATTAAGGACTGCTCTAGCCTTACCGGCCGAGTTATAGAGCAGAGAATACTCTACAGGGGTACCCGTTACCCAGAAGTTAACCGGCGCCTGGAAAAGTTTATTAATAGCACCCGAGACCTCTTCCCTGATTATGGAGACGTCCTTCGGGTGGTGGAGCGAGCAAATGATAAGCATGACTTAGGACTGTCACGCAAGCAGATGCAAAGCATGGCCCAAGATGCCTTCAGAGAACTTGGTAACAAGCTCCAGGACAGGAGACATTTGGATATGATTTATAACTTTGGCTGCCACCTGACGGACTCCTACAAAAGTG TTAGTGATCCTGCTCAGCAGGACACAGGTTTGGCGCGATGTCTGCGTGAAAATCGTAATACGGCAGTGTCTCACCTTAACGACATCATCAGAAAGTATGCAGATTTGCAGGATGACGGAGAGGAGGATTATAGAAAGAAAATGAGAAGG GTATCTGAAAGGAATAAACCGTTGTCATCTGAGGAATCAGAAGAGGAAGAAGAGTCAGAAGATTCTGAAACTGATATTGAGGAGGAGCTGGAGCACAGTAAAGAAATGCCAGAAAGTGAGGAGGGAGAGCATGAGGAAG aagaaGTTCCTGCTGACCAAGAAAATGAGGCTGACCAAAAGATGGATATGGCAGCTGGTGCTGAGGACAGGGAAAAAGAAAAGGAAGACGGTGATGACGAAAATGACCATGTAATGGAAGAACAGGACGAAGCAACAGAACAAGAATCGTCTCCAGCATCTACATCTTCATCACATGATAAGGACTCTCCAAATACTACCCTGGAGTCAGAGGTGGAAGCACAACTCTCTGGTTCCCCTGACCTTCCAACAGGAAGTAATGACACCCCTGCTGAAGCCAAGTCTGATGATGAGCACAATGACGAGCAGGAGGCCTGCGAGACCACCACAAACAATGGAGATCAAATGGAAGAGACTCAAGAACACAGTGAATTGCTACAAAGTTCTGTGGAGGAAGAATGGAAGGAAGATAAGGAAACTGCGAATGTGATTTTGAGTTGTAAACTGCCTGTAGATACTGAGAAGCATAAGAACACGGAAAAATTTGTATTGCCTGATATGAGGGTGTCATTGATGGAAAAAGACAAGGAGGACTCTGAGCAGAGTGATGAAGACGTCCCAGAACCTACAGAAGATCCTTTAAGTGAGGAAAGTGATTCAGGTACTGGAGATGAGCTGCCAAAATTTGCTATGGTCAAGGAAGAAAGTTGCTCAAATACAGAAGAACCGTGCGTGAAAAGAAGCCTGAGTATAGACAGTGAGGCTGCGAGTATGGAAGGGGAGCCAGTCTGTACAGATACCATTGAAAATGATGACAATGATCCTGTAgttgacactgcagcctgtggaAATCAGAAGAGACCTTTAGATAGTCCTGTGATGGAGCACGAGGCTGCTGCTACCAACGTCGACACAGAGGCAGCTGACTTGGATAGTTGTGATAATAAGACTGGTCGTGACTTGTCACCCTTGGATAGCAGTAATGGAGTAGACATGGCCACGCAAGTGCAAAAAACTTCTTCATATAAACGTCTAAAACTTAACAAGGTCAAGGCGACCCGCAGAGACTTTTGCAAACCTAGAAAAACAGAGGAAGACAGTCCCCCGCCTTACaggaaaaggaaaaacatgtcCTCAGAGAACTGGACTAAGAATAATGGGCTAAAAAgacacaatggaaaaaaatacacTGAAGACCATATAGATCGAAAATGCAAAAGAGCAAAGCTAAACTG CAGTTCTTACACAACTCTCTCTACCTCCtctgatagtgatgatgatgaggaggacaaCACTCCGGGCCTCATGATGACTTGTAGCCCTCGGGAAACcccaactaagccaaccaagtcgTCCAAGAAG TCTCATGTCTACACGCAGTGTGACCCGGATGAAGTGATTGTCCTCTCTGATTGA
- the DAXX gene encoding death domain-associated protein 6 isoform X2 has translation MSHVNEIIVLGDDDDYDQEQPSPTKAKSSLCNSPKQTNGKEEKSSSQQRKAVTISAENKTLFKEFIEYCSKFTSEHPEVISFLQGRYSKANPSYLSSVEFRNTLGRCLTRVQTKRSKIFVYINELCTALKANSQKRKVILQSQAIQQPAAERAEKLTENDGEAEEVPVKKTGSKRQIRYLENLLRIYSVEIKKLQEKELSLDELEDEDSSYIQESKLKRKLLRIFEKLCEIKDCSSLTGRVIEQRILYRGTRYPEVNRRLEKFINSTRDLFPDYGDVLRVVERANDKHDLGLSRKQMQSMAQDAFRELGNKLQDRRHLDMIYNFGCHLTDSYKSVSDPAQQDTGLARCLRENRNTAVSHLNDIIRKYADLQDDGEEDYRKKMRRVSERNKPLSSEESEEEEESEDSETDIEEELEHSKEMPESEEGEHEEEEVPADQENEADQKMDMAAGAEDREKEKEDGDDENDHVMEEQDEATEQESSPASTSSSHDKDSPNTTLESEVEAQLSGSPDLPTGSNDTPAEAKSDDEHNDEQEACETTTNNGDQMEETQEHSELLQSSVEEEWKEDKETANVILSCKLPVDTEKHKNTEKFVLPDMRVSLMEKDKEDSEQSDEDVPEPTEDPLSEESDSGTGDELPKFAMVKEESCSNTEEPCVKRSLSIDSEAASMEGEPVCTDTIENDDNDPVVDTAACGNQKRPLDSPVMEHEAAATNVDTEAADLDSCDNKTGRDLSPLDSSNGVDMATQVQKTSSYKRLKLNKVKATRRDFCKPRKTEEDSPPPYRKRKNMSSENWTKNNGLKRHNGKKYTEDHIDRKCKRAKLNCSYTTLSTSSDSDDDEEDNTPGLMMTCSPRETPTKPTKSSKKSHVYTQCDPDEVIVLSD, from the exons ATGTCACATGTGAATGAAATCATTGTGCTAGGTGACGATGACGACTATGATCAAGAACAACCAAGTCCCACAAAAGCCAAGTCAAGTCTCTGTAATTCACCTAAGCAAACAAATGGAAAGGAGGAAAAAAGCAGCAGCCAACAGCGTAAGGCTGTCACGATAAGTGCCGAAAATAAGACGCTCTTTAAAGAG tttatTGAATACTGCTCAAAATTTACTTCGGAGCACCCAGAGGTTATCTCGTTTCTTCAGGGAAGATACAGCAAGGCCAATCCCTCCTATCTCTCCTCGGTGGAGTTTCGAAACACCCTGGGTCGTTGTCTCACTCGGGTGCAAACCAAGCGTTCGAAAATCTTTGTTTACATAAATGAACTGTGCACCGCCCTTAAAGCAAATTCGCAGAAACGTAAGGTCATCCTGCAATCACAAGCTATCCAGCAGCCTGCCGCAGAAAGAGCTGAAAAGCTAACCGAAAATGATGGGGAAGCAGAGGAAGTGCCAGTAAAGAAAACGGGCTCCAAGCGTCAGATTCGATACTTGGAGAATCTCCTAAGGATCTACTCTGtggagatcaagaagctgcaagaGAAAGAGCTGAGCCTGGATGAGCTTGAAGATGAGGACTCCAGCTACATCCAGGAGTCTAAGCTCAAGCGCAAATTGCTGCGCATCTTTGAGAAACTTTGTGAGATTAAGGACTGCTCTAGCCTTACCGGCCGAGTTATAGAGCAGAGAATACTCTACAGGGGTACCCGTTACCCAGAAGTTAACCGGCGCCTGGAAAAGTTTATTAATAGCACCCGAGACCTCTTCCCTGATTATGGAGACGTCCTTCGGGTGGTGGAGCGAGCAAATGATAAGCATGACTTAGGACTGTCACGCAAGCAGATGCAAAGCATGGCCCAAGATGCCTTCAGAGAACTTGGTAACAAGCTCCAGGACAGGAGACATTTGGATATGATTTATAACTTTGGCTGCCACCTGACGGACTCCTACAAAAGTG TTAGTGATCCTGCTCAGCAGGACACAGGTTTGGCGCGATGTCTGCGTGAAAATCGTAATACGGCAGTGTCTCACCTTAACGACATCATCAGAAAGTATGCAGATTTGCAGGATGACGGAGAGGAGGATTATAGAAAGAAAATGAGAAGG GTATCTGAAAGGAATAAACCGTTGTCATCTGAGGAATCAGAAGAGGAAGAAGAGTCAGAAGATTCTGAAACTGATATTGAGGAGGAGCTGGAGCACAGTAAAGAAATGCCAGAAAGTGAGGAGGGAGAGCATGAGGAAG aagaaGTTCCTGCTGACCAAGAAAATGAGGCTGACCAAAAGATGGATATGGCAGCTGGTGCTGAGGACAGGGAAAAAGAAAAGGAAGACGGTGATGACGAAAATGACCATGTAATGGAAGAACAGGACGAAGCAACAGAACAAGAATCGTCTCCAGCATCTACATCTTCATCACATGATAAGGACTCTCCAAATACTACCCTGGAGTCAGAGGTGGAAGCACAACTCTCTGGTTCCCCTGACCTTCCAACAGGAAGTAATGACACCCCTGCTGAAGCCAAGTCTGATGATGAGCACAATGACGAGCAGGAGGCCTGCGAGACCACCACAAACAATGGAGATCAAATGGAAGAGACTCAAGAACACAGTGAATTGCTACAAAGTTCTGTGGAGGAAGAATGGAAGGAAGATAAGGAAACTGCGAATGTGATTTTGAGTTGTAAACTGCCTGTAGATACTGAGAAGCATAAGAACACGGAAAAATTTGTATTGCCTGATATGAGGGTGTCATTGATGGAAAAAGACAAGGAGGACTCTGAGCAGAGTGATGAAGACGTCCCAGAACCTACAGAAGATCCTTTAAGTGAGGAAAGTGATTCAGGTACTGGAGATGAGCTGCCAAAATTTGCTATGGTCAAGGAAGAAAGTTGCTCAAATACAGAAGAACCGTGCGTGAAAAGAAGCCTGAGTATAGACAGTGAGGCTGCGAGTATGGAAGGGGAGCCAGTCTGTACAGATACCATTGAAAATGATGACAATGATCCTGTAgttgacactgcagcctgtggaAATCAGAAGAGACCTTTAGATAGTCCTGTGATGGAGCACGAGGCTGCTGCTACCAACGTCGACACAGAGGCAGCTGACTTGGATAGTTGTGATAATAAGACTGGTCGTGACTTGTCACCCTTGGATAGCAGTAATGGAGTAGACATGGCCACGCAAGTGCAAAAAACTTCTTCATATAAACGTCTAAAACTTAACAAGGTCAAGGCGACCCGCAGAGACTTTTGCAAACCTAGAAAAACAGAGGAAGACAGTCCCCCGCCTTACaggaaaaggaaaaacatgtcCTCAGAGAACTGGACTAAGAATAATGGGCTAAAAAgacacaatggaaaaaaatacacTGAAGACCATATAGATCGAAAATGCAAAAGAGCAAAGCTAAACTG TTCTTACACAACTCTCTCTACCTCCtctgatagtgatgatgatgaggaggacaaCACTCCGGGCCTCATGATGACTTGTAGCCCTCGGGAAACcccaactaagccaaccaagtcgTCCAAGAAG TCTCATGTCTACACGCAGTGTGACCCGGATGAAGTGATTGTCCTCTCTGATTGA
- the DAXX gene encoding death domain-associated protein 6 isoform X3, with protein MSHVNEIIVLGDDDDYDQEQPSPTKAKSSLCNSPKQTNGKEEKSSSQQRKAVTISAENKTLFKEFIEYCSKFTSEHPEVISFLQGRYSKANPSYLSSVEFRNTLGRCLTRVQTKRSKIFVYINELCTALKANSQKRKVILQSQAIQQPAAERAEKLTENDGEAEEVPVKKTGSKRQIRYLENLLRIYSVEIKKLQEKELSLDELEDEDSSYIQESKLKRKLLRIFEKLCEIKDCSSLTGRVIEQRILYRGTRYPEVNRRLEKFINSTRDLFPDYGDVLRVVERANDKHDLGLSRKQMQSMAQDAFRELGNKLQDRRHLDMIYNFGCHLTDSYKSVSDPAQQDTGLARCLRENRNTAVSHLNDIIRKYADLQDDGEEDYRKKMRRVSERNKPLSSEESEEEEESEDSETDIEEELEHSKEMPESEEGEHEEEVPADQENEADQKMDMAAGAEDREKEKEDGDDENDHVMEEQDEATEQESSPASTSSSHDKDSPNTTLESEVEAQLSGSPDLPTGSNDTPAEAKSDDEHNDEQEACETTTNNGDQMEETQEHSELLQSSVEEEWKEDKETANVILSCKLPVDTEKHKNTEKFVLPDMRVSLMEKDKEDSEQSDEDVPEPTEDPLSEESDSGTGDELPKFAMVKEESCSNTEEPCVKRSLSIDSEAASMEGEPVCTDTIENDDNDPVVDTAACGNQKRPLDSPVMEHEAAATNVDTEAADLDSCDNKTGRDLSPLDSSNGVDMATQVQKTSSYKRLKLNKVKATRRDFCKPRKTEEDSPPPYRKRKNMSSENWTKNNGLKRHNGKKYTEDHIDRKCKRAKLNCSSYTTLSTSSDSDDDEEDNTPGLMMTCSPRETPTKPTKSSKKSHVYTQCDPDEVIVLSD; from the exons ATGTCACATGTGAATGAAATCATTGTGCTAGGTGACGATGACGACTATGATCAAGAACAACCAAGTCCCACAAAAGCCAAGTCAAGTCTCTGTAATTCACCTAAGCAAACAAATGGAAAGGAGGAAAAAAGCAGCAGCCAACAGCGTAAGGCTGTCACGATAAGTGCCGAAAATAAGACGCTCTTTAAAGAG tttatTGAATACTGCTCAAAATTTACTTCGGAGCACCCAGAGGTTATCTCGTTTCTTCAGGGAAGATACAGCAAGGCCAATCCCTCCTATCTCTCCTCGGTGGAGTTTCGAAACACCCTGGGTCGTTGTCTCACTCGGGTGCAAACCAAGCGTTCGAAAATCTTTGTTTACATAAATGAACTGTGCACCGCCCTTAAAGCAAATTCGCAGAAACGTAAGGTCATCCTGCAATCACAAGCTATCCAGCAGCCTGCCGCAGAAAGAGCTGAAAAGCTAACCGAAAATGATGGGGAAGCAGAGGAAGTGCCAGTAAAGAAAACGGGCTCCAAGCGTCAGATTCGATACTTGGAGAATCTCCTAAGGATCTACTCTGtggagatcaagaagctgcaagaGAAAGAGCTGAGCCTGGATGAGCTTGAAGATGAGGACTCCAGCTACATCCAGGAGTCTAAGCTCAAGCGCAAATTGCTGCGCATCTTTGAGAAACTTTGTGAGATTAAGGACTGCTCTAGCCTTACCGGCCGAGTTATAGAGCAGAGAATACTCTACAGGGGTACCCGTTACCCAGAAGTTAACCGGCGCCTGGAAAAGTTTATTAATAGCACCCGAGACCTCTTCCCTGATTATGGAGACGTCCTTCGGGTGGTGGAGCGAGCAAATGATAAGCATGACTTAGGACTGTCACGCAAGCAGATGCAAAGCATGGCCCAAGATGCCTTCAGAGAACTTGGTAACAAGCTCCAGGACAGGAGACATTTGGATATGATTTATAACTTTGGCTGCCACCTGACGGACTCCTACAAAAGTG TTAGTGATCCTGCTCAGCAGGACACAGGTTTGGCGCGATGTCTGCGTGAAAATCGTAATACGGCAGTGTCTCACCTTAACGACATCATCAGAAAGTATGCAGATTTGCAGGATGACGGAGAGGAGGATTATAGAAAGAAAATGAGAAGG GTATCTGAAAGGAATAAACCGTTGTCATCTGAGGAATCAGAAGAGGAAGAAGAGTCAGAAGATTCTGAAACTGATATTGAGGAGGAGCTGGAGCACAGTAAAGAAATGCCAGAAAGTGAGGAGGGAGAGCATGAGGAAG aaGTTCCTGCTGACCAAGAAAATGAGGCTGACCAAAAGATGGATATGGCAGCTGGTGCTGAGGACAGGGAAAAAGAAAAGGAAGACGGTGATGACGAAAATGACCATGTAATGGAAGAACAGGACGAAGCAACAGAACAAGAATCGTCTCCAGCATCTACATCTTCATCACATGATAAGGACTCTCCAAATACTACCCTGGAGTCAGAGGTGGAAGCACAACTCTCTGGTTCCCCTGACCTTCCAACAGGAAGTAATGACACCCCTGCTGAAGCCAAGTCTGATGATGAGCACAATGACGAGCAGGAGGCCTGCGAGACCACCACAAACAATGGAGATCAAATGGAAGAGACTCAAGAACACAGTGAATTGCTACAAAGTTCTGTGGAGGAAGAATGGAAGGAAGATAAGGAAACTGCGAATGTGATTTTGAGTTGTAAACTGCCTGTAGATACTGAGAAGCATAAGAACACGGAAAAATTTGTATTGCCTGATATGAGGGTGTCATTGATGGAAAAAGACAAGGAGGACTCTGAGCAGAGTGATGAAGACGTCCCAGAACCTACAGAAGATCCTTTAAGTGAGGAAAGTGATTCAGGTACTGGAGATGAGCTGCCAAAATTTGCTATGGTCAAGGAAGAAAGTTGCTCAAATACAGAAGAACCGTGCGTGAAAAGAAGCCTGAGTATAGACAGTGAGGCTGCGAGTATGGAAGGGGAGCCAGTCTGTACAGATACCATTGAAAATGATGACAATGATCCTGTAgttgacactgcagcctgtggaAATCAGAAGAGACCTTTAGATAGTCCTGTGATGGAGCACGAGGCTGCTGCTACCAACGTCGACACAGAGGCAGCTGACTTGGATAGTTGTGATAATAAGACTGGTCGTGACTTGTCACCCTTGGATAGCAGTAATGGAGTAGACATGGCCACGCAAGTGCAAAAAACTTCTTCATATAAACGTCTAAAACTTAACAAGGTCAAGGCGACCCGCAGAGACTTTTGCAAACCTAGAAAAACAGAGGAAGACAGTCCCCCGCCTTACaggaaaaggaaaaacatgtcCTCAGAGAACTGGACTAAGAATAATGGGCTAAAAAgacacaatggaaaaaaatacacTGAAGACCATATAGATCGAAAATGCAAAAGAGCAAAGCTAAACTG CAGTTCTTACACAACTCTCTCTACCTCCtctgatagtgatgatgatgaggaggacaaCACTCCGGGCCTCATGATGACTTGTAGCCCTCGGGAAACcccaactaagccaaccaagtcgTCCAAGAAG TCTCATGTCTACACGCAGTGTGACCCGGATGAAGTGATTGTCCTCTCTGATTGA